Proteins from a genomic interval of Hornefia porci:
- the gdhA gene encoding NADP-specific glutamate dehydrogenase: MGNLVQQYIDIAKEKNPGEPEFLQTVEEVLTSIEPVLEAHPEYIEAGLVERLIEPERGVQFRVPWVDDNGKVHVNRGYRFEFSSALGPYKGGLRFAPNVYPGILKFLGFEQIFKNSLTGLPIGGGKGGADFDPNGKSDAEVMRFCQSFVTELFRHIGPNTDVPAGDLGVGGREIGYMFGQYKRLTNVYDGTWTGKGTENGGLAGRTEATGYGIVFFAREMLKHCGESLEGKTVVVSGFGNVSWGTIQKLNQLGAKVITISGPDGYILDEDGITGEKEDFLLELRASGKNICAPYADKFPGSKFVAGKKPWEVKADLYIPCATQNEVHMEDAKNIVASGAKFYCEGSNMPTTNEAIAYMQENGIIVGPAKAANAGGVACSCLEMAQNAEHLIWSKEDVYNQLEGIMVNIHKESAEASERYNLGYDLVKGANIAGFERVAKAMMLQGIV, translated from the coding sequence ATGGGAAATTTAGTTCAGCAGTACATTGATATTGCGAAGGAAAAGAATCCTGGCGAGCCGGAATTCCTTCAGACCGTAGAGGAAGTTCTCACTTCCATCGAACCGGTTCTGGAAGCGCATCCTGAGTACATTGAAGCTGGTCTGGTAGAGCGTCTGATCGAGCCTGAAAGAGGCGTGCAGTTCAGAGTTCCCTGGGTTGACGACAACGGCAAGGTTCATGTCAACAGAGGTTACAGATTCGAGTTCAGCAGCGCTCTCGGCCCCTATAAAGGCGGTTTGAGATTCGCTCCGAACGTCTATCCCGGAATCCTGAAGTTCCTCGGATTTGAGCAGATCTTCAAGAACAGTCTGACCGGTCTTCCGATCGGCGGCGGCAAGGGTGGCGCTGATTTTGATCCAAACGGTAAATCAGACGCGGAAGTCATGAGATTCTGCCAGTCCTTTGTTACGGAGCTGTTCCGCCACATCGGACCGAACACAGACGTACCTGCCGGCGACCTGGGCGTAGGCGGAAGAGAAATCGGCTACATGTTCGGACAGTACAAGAGACTGACCAACGTCTATGACGGAACCTGGACCGGCAAGGGCACGGAGAACGGCGGACTGGCCGGAAGAACCGAGGCGACCGGATACGGTATCGTCTTCTTTGCGAGAGAGATGCTGAAACACTGCGGCGAGTCCCTGGAGGGCAAGACCGTCGTCGTATCCGGATTCGGCAACGTTTCCTGGGGAACCATCCAGAAGCTGAATCAGCTGGGTGCGAAGGTCATCACGATTTCCGGACCGGACGGCTACATCCTGGACGAAGACGGAATCACCGGAGAGAAGGAAGACTTCCTGCTCGAGCTGAGAGCCTCCGGAAAGAACATCTGCGCTCCTTACGCAGACAAATTCCCGGGTTCCAAATTTGTCGCAGGCAAGAAACCGTGGGAGGTCAAGGCTGACCTGTACATTCCGTGCGCGACCCAGAACGAGGTTCACATGGAGGATGCGAAAAACATCGTAGCCAGCGGAGCTAAGTTCTACTGCGAAGGCTCCAACATGCCGACCACCAACGAGGCGATCGCTTACATGCAGGAGAACGGAATCATCGTCGGACCTGCCAAGGCGGCCAATGCGGGCGGCGTAGCATGCTCCTGCCTGGAGATGGCGCAGAACGCAGAGCATCTGATCTGGTCCAAGGAGGACGTCTACAATCAGCTGGAGGGCATCATGGTGAACATCCACAAAGAGTCCGCAGAAGCCAGCGAGAGATACAACCTGGGCTACGACCTGGTCAAGGGCGCGAACATTGCCGGATTTGAAAGAGTCGCAAAGGCAATGATGCTGCAGGGTATCGTATAA